atatatataataatcaCCTTGTAGAGGATTTGCATAGGTTTGTTAAGTTCTACATTCCTCAGGAAAGGGGCCAGGTATTTGAAGAGATCAATCAGCAGCTGCGCATACATAGGCCATCCCTGGAGGGCATGCAGACAATATACACATTTGTAAAAGACACCACAACACTTCCATATTAAACAAGCCATATCCCacttataatgtttttaaacacattcatacCTTTTGCTGTGGTGTGTGCGCTAGCATCCTGGCAATGAAAATACGATGGGAGATAAGTTCCAGCCAGGCGTACACAAAGCCAGGTGCTTTGGTAGGTCTCAGGATGTGAAAGGTATTGCTGCAGATATAAACCACAGAGTGAGGCTCTGAGGATCCCTTTTGCACAGTCTTAAAGCTTCTAAAGAATAGCAGGTATTAATGTTTTACCAGAAGGCGGTGAGAGTCTGGAAATTAATGGTCTCAAGGACATGTTCAGGGGCATTAAGTTCCAACAGCAGCATAATGAAAATGCGGTGATATGGGAGCTGCTGGAACTCTGTCTGCCGGACATCATGGTCCTGGATCAATACCCCAACTACGATGCCCAACACCTAGTTTAACAGAGAGCAATGAAGACCAGGTGcagtttctcacacacacacacacgcaatggAATCTCCTCATACTACTGTACCTTGTTGAGGAGGTTGATTTTTGTCACGGTGTTGGTGGCTTCTCCAGAGTGTTTGACCAGAAGGGCTATAAGCCTAACAAATGCATCCAGGTTGTGGTAACACTTAGCTCGGATGATGGCTGCGCTGGCAGCTggattgtgctgctgctcagcttgtGCTCTATAGCTTATTTCTACACACATTTCTGTGCACAGCCGAAAGAACCTTGTAATCAGGTCATCTGTCTTGAGAATACCTTGTTGGtgcatcttaaaaaaaaaaaagtcatcagAAAGACtaataatagaaaataatagTTGTCAATGGTAAAAGATTGTTTACCTGTCCAACAAAGGCAGAAAAGGCCTTGGTGCTATCCctaccagcagcagctgagtgatACAGGTTGACCCATTCCCTCAGGAGGTACTCTGCCTTCTCCCTTAGGCCTGGAGGATCATCATATTCTGAAGCCTGTGAAATCCCAGAGTGCATCATGAAGTTGGGTCCACCATGGGCTCTGTCAATCATGGCCTCATAGTTGGAGCGAACAACATCCATCAGCTGGGGAAGACTGAGGGGAAGAAAATTGAGAGAGCAGAGTACTTTGTTACTTTGTTGATATCTTTCTCCAACACTCCACTCCTTTCTCAATATCTGCTGTTATATGCCCCTACCCCTTTTTCAATGTCTTTTTTTATACCCCCAACCTACAAACGTACTGTCTTCTGTTGTCATACAAAAAGTATATagtatgtaaaaatgtttttaccCCTCTGGTGCGTTGGCTCTGGAGTGTGCACAGGTCCTCATTAAAGTCTCAATTGTGTGAAAGAGGTCAGCCTCTGTGACATGGCTGACACTGCGTTCATCCACCAACAGTAGTTTTACCAACTGCATGGCAAACGCAACTGCCATGTAGTGCAGTCCATTTTCCATAGACTGAAAGAAAGCGAAGAACATATAACATAAGATTTGGCAACAATTCCTTTGGTTTATCAGGGTGCAGAACCTGTAGTTGCTATGCAGCGTTTCAGACAGCTAGTATAAATTAAACCATTcaacaaaagaaaatgcaaatgtaatcCTTGACTGTTTAGAGATCTGCCAAAACACAGTAATTGACATTTTGTACCTGGGCCAAGTGCAGGTCATACTGCTGCATATTCACAAGATGGTTCCTGATCAGAAGCTCCACAGCTTCAACATTGTATTTATACTCATCACGGCATTCAATCAGACATctgggaacaaaaaaaaaaaaaaggcaagcGTAGAATATCAAAAAATTCTTCAGAAAACGacatctgaaccagaagagtttacattaaacaaaaaaaacactagaTGTTCATGACCTGTACCTGCCTATATTTGGCTTACCTGGTGATCTGCTTATTACACCACTGTGGCCCATAGGCACGACCATCTTGTAGGGCTTTAAGCACCAACAAGTGGCACTCCCTATAGCGAAGCAGCAAGTCTGCATCAGCCCCGCTCGTAGCATCTAAGAGACCTTCGACAGCCTGGAAGATAAAAGGAGATAACTTTATAGTGAACGTAGTTTGTGGAATAAATTTCTTTCCTCACTATTTTGACAGTCACAATTACAAGTTCAAAAAGTATTAAACCCACCTTCTGCAGAAGGCCAAGTGCAGCAATACCATCCCTGGAGTTCCTAGCCAATGCAACAGCTTCTAAGAGGCTACGCAGAGCCTGGGTCAGAGGATTCATGGCCAAGGCAGGGGAGATTGCATGAAGATGCTGTTCCAAGTCTGCCATGCACTTATCATATATCTGAGCCACATCGTCTGTGGCCCATGCCTGTTGCTGTGAAGAGACATAATCAgttattagtttaaaaaaaaaaaagaagtgatgCTTTTAAAATTGGTTTAGGGTCTGAGCCTCACTCAGGTGATCTTATTTCAGTCAAACACTGAAATTGACCTGACTCTGGGCTAAGGTACAAGAAGTgtaggggggaaaaaaaaaataaatcaaatcaccTTCATGGGCTGAGCCAAGAAGCCTGTGGGCTGGGACAGATCATTACTTGGTAAGAAACCTGGAATGTTCCTGGCAAACTCCTCATATACAGCTAGTTGCTTGGGGTCCACTCCTCCCACCTACAACACGTGTGTATGGATAATCAGTCAATAGATGCACAACCATTGTGAAGTTAGATGTACTATTAACCAAGTTCTGCTCCAGTTAATAAAAGGAACTACATCATGGCTTCCATTTGTGACTCTGACCACCTCATGCGATTACCTACCTTCAGTCTAATCTGTTCAGGCATACGTTCTGCCTGGTAAGTCAGAACAACAGGATCACAATAACGACGTCCTTCTTGGCGTGCATGTTTTCTCAGCTCAAACTCCTGAAAAAATGGTACATTCAAAACAATTTAAACTAGACACCTAATGCAGGTATttctacaaaacaaaacctgcCTCTTCACCAAATGTATGAAATGTGTCCATTTCTTTTATATTAGTACCAAAACTACACCCTAGGCAACGCAATTTTTTTGGCACCAAACACAAACCAAGGTATAAGTCTTGCAGTAAATGTCGAAAAGAAAGTAAACAGTAACAACTATTTAGTTAGGCACCAATTTGTATTGTGTATTTTGTAAGTATTGTGTCCAAGGTTCTGTAAAAATACGAACAGATATCCTTATGTTTACCAACAATAAGGGGAGAAATCAGCAGTAATGCAATCctgacaaattaaaatgtttttaactgTAGTCCACAAAAGGCTAATGTTGATGTATTTAGGCCAATAGATTCAGCAAATTCATAACTGATTACAGTTTAGCAGCAAGCAAGTGAGAGTGTGTGAATTTGACTGCTTGACTTACAGTGGCCAGTCTCTTATCCATTTCAGGGCCAGCCTTCTCCACAGCAGTTTTCTGTATAAAGCAACAAGCCAATTCACAGTTGTCTTGAGCAATTCTGGCAAcagcctcctccatcatttCCCTCTGCTGAGGTGTTGGTGCCTAAAAGAAGAAACAGTAGTGCAAAGTTACATGTGCTGCTTGttaatcaaaagaaaaaaaaatgttcttaATATAAATTGgagtaaaaaaatattaagtCCTGAACAGTGTCCGTGGAATGAAACATGTACGGACAAGCTAATAAAGTAAACTCACTCTAAGggcagcagcaaaactgttCTTAAGATTAGTGGCAATGCTCATGAGCAGGGGCTCACGGCAGGTGATCATGGCCATCCCAGCAGTCAGATTTCTCATCATATGGTGAGCAGCTACACGCATACGGGACTCCTCTGAATCCAAGGCAAAGTCTTTTCTGATAATCTGCTCACAGGTTGTCATTGCAATTTTAATAGAGCGCTCAACCACAGGATGAACTAGTTCTTGGACAGCCCGCTCAACAGACTGCCGTACACACTGCTTCAACTGAGGATGGGCTTGTAGCAAAGGGATCTGAAAAGAGACATAAgacatgaataaaataaagtaGGAAAAGGGGGAAATGTAACAATGCAAAATTGTGCACATATTTAAAGTGAAGAATTGACTTCAACATTTATGTTAATGGTCTGCAGGACCAAATACTCACATTGACGTTTATGTTAATGTGGGGGGCAAGGCCTGCCAATGCATAAACATTGATGTCATGGTAACTGAACTGTGGGGTAGGGGGCCCGGTGGTTGTGCAAGTAGTAGTGGTGGAAGCTTGAGTCGAGGGAGTAGCTGGAAATGGAACAAAGTCTCCTGTTGGTCACAAAATGCTGACTCAATTAAAACCGCAAGGCACATCAAGCACACATTTAAGTTTATTACACAAGGCTAAATTGGTTTTAGTGTACAGTTTAAATAATGTACAATAATGTATTGTGTTTATCTGTTGTAACTTTGTTACAACAGATAAACCTTGTTAACTAAGATTTAGTTGTAATTTAATTAATCCCCATGATTTAAGTTTTAAAATGGTGCAAGTTAAAATTTCAGCATTTACCAGTTGTAGAAACTGATATCATCTCATCTGGAGGCTTTGCATCCTTCTTTGGCGCAGACAGTTGCTCCTCTAGGTTCTTTAACTTTTCTTTGTCCTTCAGCAGGTTCCCTGGCTTGAGTTCATTGATGTCAAGAGACAAGTTCTTACACAGAACTTCAATCTCAAACTTCAAATTGAGCTGCAGTGAACAGAAGAACAATTTACTAAGCAACTTTACTTGTTTTTGTCAACTGTAGTATATAGTACACAGTTCCTTTGTGCAATGAAATAtcactttttctagttatttttaATCATCAATACTCAACTGCAACCTTTACCAGATACTATGGTTATTCAATTTGCATCTATATGTAATAGTACTAATAGTAATTTCACAGGACATGTAATGGTACTTTTCAGACATTAacaatattcatatttatagTAGCAAAAATCTTTATTATTTAGGTAGAATACATCAATTAGTCTTTTGTAGCCAGCTTTAAGAACAGCTTGTGCTTACATACCTTGAGGTCATGTTCCTGATGTAATTCAGCAAGAACATTCATGATGGCCATAGTCCAGGGATTCTGAGGCCTGAAAATCTACAAAGACAAAGTAGTTGAACCAACAAACTAGCAGAGTTGTAATAATATTTAACTGTCTTATATGGACTTAGGTTGTTTGAACCAGAGGCAAGATGAAATCTGAAATGCATAGTGACATCTCAGGCTACATAAATACTAACCATACTTCGCACACTGGATTCCAAAACTTTGGCCACGAACGGAACCACATAAAGCAGCTCCTGCTGGCCTTTCACATAGGCTTCCAGTAGCAGAGATTTGACTTCTAGATCCTGAACGCAGAAAATCAAAAATGAAGTCCATATGAGGGGGGCATGTTGACCCATGAGCCTACTTGTGCTTCTATAGAACCAATACATTTCTTACTGTATAGAGGATTGGCTTGTTTTTAGCCAAAGTAATCATGCCTAGCCAGTGGCCCAGGTTTTTCAGAAGAGAGCGATCAGAGAAGTTGGCAGCTGCTTTATCAGAAGTTAGTAAAACCTAAAATAAATGGCAGGTATTCAGAAGTGTTATGAATAGTAAAATGTGCATACTGTTTAAAGCTTTAATTTCTTACCTTTATATTTCTGTAGGTTTCATTGAGAACCATCTTGACAAACTCTGGGTTCTTTAGAGTGTCCAGAAAGTTTGAATACAGACTGTGGAAGTTTGGTTCAATACTGACACGCTTCATTACCAGGTACTGAGACACCCAGGGCATGAATTCCTCCTTCACTGTCTCCTTCAACTCTTCAacctaaaaataaacaaaaaaatataggtttaaaaaaaaaaaaaaaaaaaaaaaacatttttacacttcTTGCATATAGTAAACTTGTGTATTTCCCTTTACCTTCTGTGTCATGTTGGATTGAGAAAGGTTATTGAAGATAAAAGCAATCTTCTCTTGTACATTCTCTGGAGGCTCCACTATCCTTTCCGTTTGATCAGTGGCCACCAGTAGGGTGTCAATGTTGGTAGTGTTTATAGAGGGCTATATATAGGCACATGAAAAATTATCTTTAAATATAgatatttttacacacacacacacagacacacacagacacaattacattaaatataattcattaataaataatataacttTAGATCCAGACGCACAGGCACATCCTTCTTGAAGCCACTGGGTGTTGGTCTGGTGATTGTGGTAGTCTTTGCTGGTGTGGTAGTAGTACTAGTTGTTGGGGTGACAAGAGGGCTGGGTTGACCCGGTTGTGAGGCTTTGGGAACACCAGGTTGTTGCGACTGAGCTTGAACTTGAGCCAGTGCCAAACTTCCAGGGGTGGTAATGGAGCCTTGCATCTTCACCGGAGGGTCCCGTGACTGTTGGCCATACTCAATATACTGCACACACGATATTGAAAGAAGCAGAGCAAGAGATTTTATTTATCTGCATTTGGTATGTCTTGTCTACAAGGGTGGAAAAGAAAAGCCAAAACTTTTAAATTGTCATAAAATTAAGGAAACCTGTTTACCTCTTGTAAATGGTGTGGAAATTGTAAGAAGTGACCAATTGAAGCTAGGTGTTGACAATATTGAGGGTAGTCCTTAAGTctagaaaaagagaaaatgtcagTCTAATAAAAGCTTATGAGTCACTTTGGAAGAAAAGATTTCAGTACCTGTTTTTGAACCTGTCTAGGGCAGCAATTCCAAAGTAATACATTTTTGAACCAAAAGGTTTTCTTAATGCTTCAAGAACATATCGAAGGGCCAAGCCTAGGGCCATGTAGGTTACAAGACCCTTCTCAATTATGCCACCAAAGAGACAGGCAGTGATGTGCAGCTCTTTGTCTGGATATTGGGGAAAGAATCTGTATTCTTCAAACAAGTTCCGAAGCATACAGTTAAAAACTTCTCGTTCGCGCTTGATGGTTGAATCTTTGAATCTTTGTAGCATTTCTAGTACCTGAagggcagcaacaacaacagtcaATGTCATGAAGGAAGCAAAAATTTCATAAAAgtcaaaaacatgcattattaCGTACTTCATCCACAGACATAGTTGGGTGAGGTGGGTGGTTATATATGCGCTGGAAGTAACTGTTTGCTTCATCATCTATTTCCTTACTAAAGTGCTGGTTTGCTTCAGGCCACACCTGAGAGAGGTCATctgaaaaaatgaaaattacGATTTTGTAATCAAAAGTCCTCCCATGCTAAACCACTCGTGGATTACAGCATTGGAAAATTAATTCACATATTTCAGCAACTCTGTGGGGCTGTAAGCATAAGCAGACAAGGAATGGAAGACTGATCTGTATTTCCTCTATGAGAGTCGTTTAAATTACAGTATAAGGTTTAAGGACAGATTATTTTTGTAAAAGACATTACAGCCAAAACAACTATCTTCTTTTGATTTGCATATTAATTTGTAGAGGAAATACAGTGCTGAGCAGCGCAGGCTCTCAGTCacaccactaccaccaccacttACAGGCCTTCATCTTACTCTGCGGAAAAGTAGATGGGTTTAGGCCTGGTGTGCTCATCTTTCTTGTGCCAAAAGGGTCTGCGTTCACTGTTGGCATCCCCAGACTGGAACCTATACCAGAGCAAATTCCTGGACCCAAAggacctggaaaaaaaacacatcacttAATTCAATTCACCTTCAAGAACAGCCATTTCTATCAAATACTCTAGTATCTTAACCCTAGTCCAGCTGCTTTGACTTTATTTTTACATAGCATCAATCTTAAATGTAACAAAATGTGAAAGGTCTAAACAAAGCCATACTTTCAGATTTAGAATGTACAGAGATTGTTACAGTTAACAATTGAAACATAACTGTATTACAATGTGTAATGTGTAtacactgaaaatgaaaaactaaATAGAAAGTTACTACAGCTTAGTAGGACTATCTTTTGtctaaagcaaataaataaatagcataGTACCAGAGTCCATACACCCAAATGGTGTGCTGGGGTTGGCATtagagaggggaggaaaggcCTTTGCAGGGGATTGAGGATTACTAAAAGCTGAACTTAGCATGCTTGAAGTGTGTGAGGTGGTCGTATTGCCTAGGTTCAAGGAACCCATGGCAGAGAGTGGGTCCATctaaagagcagcagcaaaacaaagtgaaaaaaaaaagggggggggggtcagtcaGTGTTTGAagaacacatttgtttgtttaagacACATTAGATGTCCAATATAATAATTACTTTAAAATGTGTTCACCAGCAGACAAAGATACCTGAACAGGTGAGATGGCATCTAGGCTGCCAGCACTAGGAGCACGTCCCTTTGGCATTACCCCTGGTGGTGGTTGCCGGGCTTTATTCATGACGTTACTGCAGTTAGCAACCATTGTCAGAATAGTTTCAGACAGCTCCTGGGACACACTTCTAAGAACAGAAGTTAAATAAAGCTTTAAAGGAAAAACATTTATGCAAGGAAATTATGTCAATATGATTATTTATATCTAGCTTTGTTAACAAATATAATCAAAATAAAATTTTGAGACTCGATCAAGCCTTTTTTGAAAGTGTAAAGTAATTTAAAACTACCCCCCAAATTAATGATTATAGCAGCAGATACGAAGGCAGCCTCACCCAGCACAAGACTGCAGGCAGGCCAGCATGGTGGCTAAGGTCTCTGGCGGCAGCTGGGCACTTTTGGGCTGGTCCTTGTCTGGGGCCAAACCCCCCATAATTGATGGACAGCGCCTCTTCAGGAATGTCACACATGCTTGTATAAAAGGTTCCTGGAAgtcacaaaaaaatatatatttttttcaattaACATCAACATTGTTATCTCAGTATTTAAGTGATCTGAATTTAACTGCGTGCCAAAAGCTTTACCCCATGCTCTCTGATTTTGTCAGTAAGCCATTTGTCAAGTTTGAGGTATTCACGTCGCGAGGCAAGGGCAGCAAGGTCAATAACAAAGGCAAATGGAATACCATTCAGCAGCATTGACAGAGACTGCAAAAAAGACAAGCAATATTTTGGTGAAAGGAAAATATATTAAAGACATATGACATACAATTCATTCTTACAGGACCAGCACTTATAAAATTAGAATACCAAAAAGTTGATATATTTCACTAATTCCTAATTTACGagttgtggccacagtcgcaatttaaaaatgacacCTTCCGTACTTTTCCTGAAAAGCctcagacaaatgcattagtgTATGGGATCAATTTTGGAACACACTGCGCTTTGAGACAGATACAGACTGAAGTATTGCTCTGAGggcttagccagacacatcattagaaagaagtaTGACTACAACCTagtgaaaaaaaatgttcatagagtgaaaactcaaaaaaaaaaaaaaaaaaaaaaagagaaaagttctatcttaaaaaaaaaaaaaaaaaaaaaaaacacgtgtccgcactctagctgtgacatcacacaatctagctcacgcaatacactaatagaaaagctgagaattccctAAAACACCCTAtgtttaaactgctataactcaaaCTATTAGAAAGCTGAAtaatagattaatagttgaatagtagTTATAATAATAGTAGTTCAAAAGGtctctgtagcttaaagtatgcagcGGTAGTAAAGTTGAAAGTAGACGGTAAATAGTATGAAtgaagctgaatattttgatatttggaTGGTTTCGGTAACTTAAAGTATGCAGGAAAACGTGCTAAAACTGTACAGAAGAAAagtataataaataacataCAAGAATAATAAATAGCGAAGATATCATGGTGTTAATTAAattttgtttaaaagacatcaaatcctggatgtcccaaaacgtaCTACagctaaattcagataaaactgggTTTCTTttcgttgggcctaaaaatcacagacacACTATTGAACCACAGTTactttggatgacataacattagcttcaggtTCTACTGTGAGGAATGTTGGTGTCATATTTGGCCTAGAAGTAAAAATGCGTAAATCTGTTCTCTCtttgagagaggatgcttccaGTTTTTAAATTCTGGTTAGACTACTTCAACTCCTTACTCAAatgcctacagctcattcaaaatgctgcagccagcgtTCTAATGGGACTCctgagatcacatttctcctacattagcttctctgcaccggctgcctgtaaaatgtaggataaaatttaaaattctcctactcacctacaaagtcctcaatgataaagcgtcatcttatcttaaagacctcatagttccttatgcttaGCTACCAAGCTTCTCCCCTGTGGAACCAATTCCCTGCTCAGGCTAGAGAAGCTGACACTACACCCACAGGTATAATCAGACTGAGGGGTTTGTGTCTGATGAGCAGCTACAGATCCaaacatcctgcctgtgtccaacAATCCTACCTATGCTCTGTTATTGCTGTGCCATCTGCCTTTTctgtcaaggcagatggccgtccACATTTAGCCTGGTTTCACaagttttcctctccactgttgctagttgtgaagtgccttgagataacattgttgtgatttggcgctatataactaaaattaaattataaatatatatatatatatatatatatatatttaaactgAGATACTAAATCTGGGGTTTTCATATTTAGGTATAGTCATCATCATAGTTAGGTATATTCATcataattaaagaaaaaacattttaaatatgtcagtctgtgtgtaattaagtttaatcagttttactttttgaaatgaattagcaaatataaataaaattttaaattataCTCTAATTATACCTGCACCTGTATAATTAGTAGAGTGAATTCAAATTCACTTAAGTGACAAGCCAAAAACCTAAACTAATGAAAAATTAAACTTAGAACTTATTTCCCGAAATTAGCAAAATAATTATTTCACTTTAATAGCAGATAGCTTTTTGCTTGCatttgttgcttgttttctaCCAATATATATTTCAACAAGTTGCTAAAAGCGTTTGCAAAGCTGACAAAATTAATATCACAGGAGGTGGTGCTGCACATTCTTTAAAGGTTCACCATATAAAACTTCAATTTGAAAAATAATGCCATTGGAACCTTAGTATGCCCTTATGATGACAAATTAAAAGATATAACACTAAGTTCAGTCATGTGCACAGTACTTGGTCTGATTAGTCTTAAACTTAAAGGCTGAATTAGTATTTATGTCAATGGCTTTCTCTAAAATACCTTCAAGTCCTGGGCCACATCAAGGATGCGAGAGAGTTTGGCCTGGTCATACTGCTCCCCTCTCATGTACCACTCAGCCATTGAATGCATAATTAGCTGACGAATGGAGGGGGACTGCccctggaagaaaaaaaaaaacaaaaaaaaaaacacccagttTAACAATTACTACACAAACCACATCCACCTTGAGATCAATGCGCAACAAGTAAGCTAGACTAATACCAACCTGTCCATGCCAGGCATAATGCAGGATTATGGCAGAGTTTGGGTGGTTGCCCAGAAATATGGGCATAAGAGTTGAGATGAGCTCATGGCGCAGTGTGTGCCACGAGGTGGAGATCTGCAGTAGTGCCAGCACCAACATATCTGGGCAGTGTTTGATTGGGAAACTAAACAGCTGTTTCACCTGCTCATACTGGCCCACCTCTGACAGCCTAAGCAGGCTCTCCACCAAGTCCAGACTTTTCCTGAGATAAGTTACAGAAGTCAAACAGTATGAGctattacattaaattaaaccacataaaattgaattgaataacatttcctaatcaaatttcaGTTACCACATAACATAGTTGATCAGgtgtaaatgaaaatgtacaGTTTACCGCCCCCCCTCTTAAAATCATAATCATTTTGAAACTCTACATCAGGAGGGGcatgcagaagaacaaataaagTAACTCCctcaatgaaaacaaaaccctCTACAAATCAAGAAACTTAAATAGTAAGCATAAAACATACCAGGTGGCAATCTCCCGGTTGTCATCCTCTGGTGGGGCCTTAAGTAT
The genomic region above belongs to Betta splendens chromosome 6, fBetSpl5.4, whole genome shotgun sequence and contains:
- the cnot1 gene encoding CCR4-NOT transcription complex subunit 1 isoform X2 gives rise to the protein MNLDSLSLALSQISYLVDNLTKKNYRASQQEIQHIVNRHGPEADRHLLRCLFSHVDFSGDGKSSGKDFHQFLIQECVSLISKPNFISTLCYAIDNPLHYQKSLKPSTHLFTQLSKVLKLSKVQEVIFGLALLNSSNIDLRGFAGQYIKQKLPDLLRSYVDADLGGNQEGGFQDIAIEVLHLLLSHLLFGQKGASGVGQEQIDAFLKTLCRDFPQERCPVVLAPLLYPEKRDILMDRILPDSGELTKTMMESSLAEFMQEVGYGFCASVDECRNIILQYGVREVTASQVARVLGMMARTHSGLTDGIPLQSISAPGSGIWSDGKDKNDGSQAHTWNVEVLIDVVKEVNPNLNFKEVTYELDHPGFIIRDSKGLQTVVYGIQRGLGTLEVFPVDLIYRPWKHAEGQLSFIQHSLMSPEVFCFADYPCHTVAIDILKAPPEDDNREIATWKSLDLVESLLRLSEVGQYEQVKQLFSFPIKHCPDMLVLALLQISTSWHTLRHELISTLMPIFLGNHPNSAIILHYAWHGQGQSPSIRQLIMHSMAEWYMRGEQYDQAKLSRILDVAQDLKSLSMLLNGIPFAFVIDLAALASRREYLKLDKWLTDKIREHGEPFIQACVTFLKRRCPSIMGGLAPDKDQPKSAQLPPETLATMLACLQSCAGSVSQELSETILTMVANCSNVMNKARQPPPGVMPKGRAPSAGSLDAISPVQMDPLSAMGSLNLGNTTTSHTSSMLSSAFSNPQSPAKAFPPLSNANPSTPFGCMDSGPLGPGICSGIGSSLGMPTVNADPFGTRKMSTPGLNPSTFPQSKMKAYDLSQVWPEANQHFSKEIDDEANSYFQRIYNHPPHPTMSVDEVLEMLQRFKDSTIKREREVFNCMLRNLFEEYRFFPQYPDKELHITACLFGGIIEKGLVTYMALGLALRYVLEALRKPFGSKMYYFGIAALDRFKNRLKDYPQYCQHLASIGHFLQFPHHLQECVQYIEYGQQSRDPPVKMQGSITTPGSLALAQVQAQSQQPGVPKASQPGQPSPLVTPTTSTTTTPAKTTTITRPTPSGFKKDVPPSINTTNIDTLLVATDQTERIVEPPENVQEKIAFIFNNLSQSNMTQKVEELKETVKEEFMPWVSQYLVMKRVSIEPNFHSLYSNFLDTLKNPEFVKMVLNETYRNIKVLLTSDKAAANFSDRSLLKNLGHWLGMITLAKNKPILYTDLEVKSLLLEAYVKGQQELLYVVPFVAKVLESSVRSMIFRPQNPWTMAIMNVLAELHQEHDLKLNLKFEIEVLCKNLSLDINELKPGNLLKDKEKLKNLEEQLSAPKKDAKPPDEMISVSTTGDFVPFPATPSTQASTTTTCTTTGPPTPQFSYHDINVYALAGLAPHININVNIPLLQAHPQLKQCVRQSVERAVQELVHPVVERSIKIAMTTCEQIIRKDFALDSEESRMRVAAHHMMRNLTAGMAMITCREPLLMSIATNLKNSFAAALRAPTPQQREMMEEAVARIAQDNCELACCFIQKTAVEKAGPEMDKRLATEFELRKHARQEGRRYCDPVVLTYQAERMPEQIRLKVGGVDPKQLAVYEEFARNIPGFLPSNDLSQPTGFLAQPMKQQAWATDDVAQIYDKCMADLEQHLHAISPALAMNPLTQALRSLLEAVALARNSRDGIAALGLLQKAVEGLLDATSGADADLLLRYRECHLLVLKALQDGRAYGPQWCNKQITRCLIECRDEYKYNVEAVELLIRNHLVNMQQYDLHLAQSMENGLHYMAVAFAMQLVKLLLVDERSVSHVTEADLFHTIETLMRTCAHSRANAPEGLPQLMDVVRSNYEAMIDRAHGGPNFMMHSGISQASEYDDPPGLREKAEYLLREWVNLYHSAAAGRDSTKAFSAFVGQMHQQGILKTDDLITRFFRLCTEMCVEISYRAQAEQQHNPAASAAIIRAKCYHNLDAFVRLIALLVKHSGEATNTVTKINLLNKVLGIVVGVLIQDHDVRQTEFQQLPYHRIFIMLLLELNAPEHVLETINFQTLTAFCNTFHILRPTKAPGFVYAWLELISHRIFIARMLAHTPQQKGWPMYAQLLIDLFKYLAPFLRNVELNKPMQILYKGTLRVLLVLLHDFPEFLCDYHYGFCDVIPPNCIQLRNLILSAFPRNMRLPDPFTPNLKVDMLSEINIAPRILTNFTGVMPSQFKKDLDSYLKTRSPVTFLSELRSNLQVSNEPGNRYNIQLINALVLYVGTQAIAHIHNKGSTPSMSTITHSAHMDIFQNLAVDLDTEGRYLFLNAIANQLRYPNSHTHYFSCTMLYLFAEANTEAIQEQITRVLLERLIVNRPHPWGLLITFIELIKNPAFKFWSHDFVHCAPEIEKLFQSVAQCCMGQKQAQQVMEGTGAS